The genomic window TACCGGCAAAATACGCATTGACCTCTTCCTCGTAATAGGAGGCACCCAGCACGTAATTGAACGGCCCGGAGTTATTGGAGGTCAGACGGAATTCCTGGCTGAAGAAATCGCCATTCTGGTCGCGCACATAGGTATCGATATGCTCGGCAGTGCCGTCGAAGTCCTCAACATAGGTGTAGTTGTGGGTCTTGTAACCGGTAATGGAGGACAGGGTTGAACCGCTGGCCAACTCGTGCTCGACAGTCAGGATGACGTCGGCGATCTCGGCCTCATCCTTACCAATCTGGTCGTTGTAGACCTGATCGTAATCGCCTTCCAGAATCGGGTAGTTGTAACCAGCATCGTTGTCGAAGGCGCGATAGATGGTGCCGTCGCTGATACGGTCCTCGTACTGCGCCAGCAGGGTGACTGTGGTGCTGTCAAAACCGTCGTAAACGGTAGTGATGCGCATGGCGTTCAGTTCGCTGGCACCCAGGTCACGGCCACCGGCCAGGTTCTCTACGTGACCGTCTTCCTGGAAGTGCTTACCGGCAAAGCGTACGGAAAGGTCATCACCCAGCGGCATGTCGAGGCCACCCTCGATCTCAGTGCGGCCGTACTGGCCAGCACCTACGGAAACCTCACCAGCCATTGTGTCACCAGGCTTGCGGGACACCATGGAGATGGCTCCGGAAGCGGTGTTACGGCCAAACAGGGTGCCCTGCGGACCTTTGACAACTTCGACGCGCTCCAGGTCGTACATGCTCGGCGTCGCACCGGTGCGGCTCTGGTAAACGCCGTCCAGGAAGATACCCAGTGCCGGATCGCTGCCGCTACCAAAGCTGTTGTTGTTGACACCGCGAACTGATACGGAATCGAAGTAGGAGTCGGTGGTCTCACCAGAAACCCCCGGGGTCAGCGCGAACAGGTCTTTGAAGTCGCTCAGGTTGCTGTTCTTGACCGTGTCGCCGGTAAAGGCGCTAACCGCCATCGGCACATCCTTGAGGGACTCTGCACGCATCTGCGCGGTAACAGTTACCTCTTCAATCTGTGCCGCGGTAGCACCCGTGCTGACAGCAATGACTACGGCACCCACGGCCGAAGCCAGGGTGTTCTTGGTCGTGAACAATTGTTTCTCGTTAACAGGCATGGTCGTCCCCGTGTTGTTTTTATGCAGGGCTGCTCATCCGATACCGCTGATGACAGTACCCAAGTGATAAAACTTGAAGCTTCGTTATCCCACAAACCGAATGATTATTCAAATTTACATTCTGGATTACGGATTCATTGTTTTCTGGCACTGATTTGGTGCAGTTTCAGCTGCCCAACTTGTCCTTCAGGCTGTAGTAGAGCATCCCCGCCACCAGTCCCGGCCACCGGAGCAGCGTGCCGCCAGGGAAGGTCGGTGTCGGAATTTGCGCCAGTATATCAAAACGTTCCTCGGTGCCAGCTATTACTTCTGCAAGCAACTTGCCAGCGAACGTGGCGGTCGGCACACCGTGGCCGGAGTACCCCTGGCTGTAGTAGATATTTGGCTCCAGCCGGCCCAGATGCGGCATCCTGTTCAGGGTAATGGCCAGGGTCCCGCCCCAGCCGTACTCGATGCGGGTATCGGCGAGCTGGGGGTACACCCGCAACATGTACTTGCGCACAAAGCTGCGGATATCCTGCGGGAAGCGGGAGGTATAGTTCTCACCACCGCCGAAAATCAGCCGGTTGTCACCGGATAGCTTCCAGTAGTCAATGACAAACAGGGTGTCCTGGAGGGCGTGATCGTTGGCGATCAGCTCCTGGGCCAGGCTATCCGAGAGGGGCTCGGTGGCCAGAACGAAGTTATTGATCGGCATGATCTTCCCCGCCATGCGGGGCTCAAGGTTACCCAGGTAACCGTTGCAGGCCAGCACCACGTTGCCAGCCCTCACCTGCCCTTTTGCCGTCTCCACCACGCAAGGTGAACCGCCACGGTAGCTGGAGACCCGGCTGTGCTCGAAGAACTGCACTCCAGCGGCCGCAGCGGCATCAGCCAGGCCAAGGGCATAATTCAGAGGGTGCAGGTGCAGGGAACCACTATCGATTTGCGCCCCATAATAACGCTCGGAGCCCACCAGGCTGCGGACCTCGTCTTCGCCGACATAACGCATCTGGTCATAGCCATAGCGTTCCCGCAGCATTTCCACTTCCTGCTCAAGATCACTGTTGTGGCTGCGCTTTGCCGCCAGGTGCATGATGCCCCGCTTGAGATCGCACTGGATGTCGTGCTTTTTGATCAGGGACTCGACCAGCTGAACCGCTTCCACTCCCATATCCCAGAGTTCTTTGGCGGTATCGAAGCCCAGCATCTTCTCGAGGTCTTCCTGCCCTTTTCTCTGGCCAACACCCACATGGCCACCATTGCGCCCCGACGCCCCCCAGCCTATCCGCTCAGCTTCCAGCACCACCACCTTGTAGCCGCGCTCCGCCAGGTGCAGAGCTGAGGACAGGCCTGTGTAGCCTGCACCAATCACGCAGACATCCGCTTCCACGGTCCCCTCCAGCGCTGGATACACTGGTGCTGCGTTCGCGCTGGCGGCATAGTAGGAATCGGTATGCCCGACCAGTTTGCTGACCGTACCTGCGTTATTCATAGATTCTTCTCCAACTGCGTAGGGTCCCCGGGCACCCCAAAAACCGAACAATAATTCAATTTATAATTGAATAATAATTCGGTTTCTTGTCATAATCAAAGCCTGCAATCTGGTTTATTGACCTAATTGCCTCCCGCATCGGCCACCAGGCACCCTTGCCTGTGGACTGTTCGGCCCCATAAAGGCAGCGCCGATACCCCCCGATCCGGGCGTATACTAAAACAATCCCTCCAGGGGGAATCCTTCGACCAAGGTGTAACATGGACAAAATTACAAAGTGGCTGGCAGAGCACAACATCTCTGAGGTGGAGTGTCTGGTGCCCGACATGTCCGGCAATGCCAGGGGCAAATTTACCCCCACGGACAAGTTCCTCACCGAAGACAGCCGGCTGCCGGAAAGCATCCTCGTACAAACCGTCACCGGAGACTATGTCGATGAGCACAACGAGCTTGTCGACCCCGCCGACACCGACATGCTGCTGGTACCCGATCCGGATTCCGTGCGCCTGAATCCCTGGGCTAACGAGCCCACGGCCCAGATCATCCACGACTGCTACACACGGGATGGCCAGCCGCATCCGATCAGCACCCGCAACATTCTCAAGTTCGTACTGGCCAAATATGAGGCCATGGGCTGGAAGCCGGTGGTCGCGCCCGAGGTTGAGTTCTACCTGGTCAAGCGCAACCTGGATCCCGATGAAAAACTGTCCGCCCCGGTTGGCCGCTCAGGCCGCACCGAAAAGACACGCCAGTCCTACAGCATCGACGCGGCCAACGAGTACGAGCCGATCATCGAGGACATGTACGACTTTTCGGAGGCCCAGGGCCTGGACGTGGACACCCTGATCCACGAGTCCGGCACGGCACAGATGGAAATCAATTTCCTGCACGGTGATGCGCTTCGCCTGGCCGACCAGGTTTTCACTTTCAAACGAACCGTACGTGAGACCGCGCTTCGCCACGGTATCTATGCCACATTCATGGCCAAGCCGATGGAAGATGAGCCGGGCAGCGCCCTGCACATTCACCAGAGTGTTGTCGACATCGAGACCGGCAAGAACATCTTCGTGGACGAAGATGGCCGTGAAAACCAGCGCTTCATGCACTTTATTGGCGGCATGCAGAAGTACACCCCGGGCTTCATCAGCTTCTTCGCCCCTAACGTAAACTCGTATCGCCGTTTCACCCCGGAAATCGCGGCGCCCACCAGCCTGCACTGGGGGTATGACAATCGCACGACCGGCCTGCGGGTACCTGACAGCTCACCACAGGCCAAGCGTCTGGAAAACCGTTTCCCTGGCGCGGACTGTAACCCCTACCTGGCAATTGCGACCTCCCTCGCATGCGGGTACCTGGGCATGGTCAATGAAATCGAGCCAACCCCACCCTATAAGGGGGACTGCTCTTCAGAGCCGATCAGTCTGCCCCGCACACAGGAGCACGCGCTCAGCCTGCTGCTCGAATGTGAAGAAGCGGCAGAAATGTTCGGGGAGAAATTTGTACGCGCGTGGAGTGCGATCAAGCGGGATGAATACGAGGAATTCAACCGGGTGATCAGTTCCTGGGAGCGCGAGTACCTGCTGCTCAACGTGTAGCCCACCTACCCCAATAAAAAAGGCGGCCAGATGGCCGCCTTTTTTGTGCGCAATCCTGATGGAAGAAACAGCCGGGATTTCCCTCCGGCTGCTCTATCTCCCCACCCGATTACTTGTGGCTCGGATCCTTCCAGTATTCCTTCACGGTATCTTTCATCTCACGTGCAAGGATGGTGATACCAAAGAGGTTTGGCAGGGTCATGATGACAATCGCCACTGCAGACAGATTCCAGATGATGGTGGTGTCCTCGATGGCCGCCCAGAAAAACGCCAGCACGTAGACCAGCCGGTAAGGCATCACCGCCTTGGGGCCGAACAGGTAGATCATCGAGCGGTCACCATAGTATGACCAGGCGATAGCGGTTGAGAAGGCAAACAGGAGAATACCGAGTGTCACAATCAGACTGCCGTATTCGCCAAAGAAACCGCGCTGGAATGCCACATTGGTCAACGCCACGGAATGCACCAGGGAGTTACCCCAGATTTCCACGTTCTCATTAACGAAGCGGCCATCCCGAACTGTCAACACGCCACTGAAGCTGTCATCGGCAACCCGGTACTCCACGTCCTCGGCAATCGAGCGCGCATTGATCAGGGTGAACTCACCTTCGTTCAGAGCGCGGCCATCGGCCACCACGACAGAACCGTTGAACGGCTTCACTTTACTGTCGCCATTACTCAGGAAGTGGAACAACTCGCTGACATGCTCCTGATCTTCATCGGTGTAGCTGCCCGCAACCGCCACCATGTCTGCGCGCTCGAAGCGGTTCATATGCTTCTCGGTCCAGACCCCGGACGACAGGATCACCAGTCCAGTGAGCGTACAGATGATGATGGTATCGATGAACGGTTCCAGCAGCGAGACCATGCCCTCTGAAACAGGCTCATCGGCACGGGCCGAGGCGTGCGCAATAGGCGCGGAACCCTGCCCCGCTTCATTGGAGAAGAGACCACGATTCACACCGCGGTTGAAGGCATAGGCGAAGCTCGCCCCGAGGAAGCCACCCGCAGCCGCAGAGCCGTTGAAGGCATCCCGGAACACGGCCAGGAAAGACGGCACGATGTTCTGGTAGTTGTAGATGATGACTGCCAGTGCACCGACGATATAGAGCACTGCCATGATGGGTACGATCGTAGAGGTCACCTTGGCGATGCGGGTGATACCGCCGATGATCACCATGCCGAGCAGAACTGCCAGCACCCCACCGGTAAGAGCCTTGTTGAGCCCGAAGGTGTCATACATCGCCTGGGCAATGTTATTGACCTGCGGCAGGCTGCCTGTGCCAAATGAGCTGATAACGGTAGCGATCGCAAACAGCACCGCCAGCCACTTCATATTCAGACGCCGCTCCATGTAAAACATGGGGCCGCCTGCATAGTAGCCGTCCGCTGCCTTGATCCGGTATTTGTGCGAGAGAGTTACCTCGACGAATTTTGTCGTCATGCCCAGGAAGGCGGTGACCCACATCCAGAAGAGCGCGGCCGGCCCACCGAGAAAGATAGCCAGGCCAACACCACCGATATTGCCCGTGCCGACAGTACCGGAAAGTGCGGTTGAGAGTGCCTGAAAGTGAGAGGTATCACCGGGATCACCGGGCTTATCGTACTTGCCCTGCACAATCTTGATCGCATGGCCGAAGTAACGAAGCTGCGGAAAGCCCAGAAACAGGGTAAAGAACAGACCTACACCCAGCAGCACCCAGGGAAACCATGGCGCTGAACCGAGCATCCCATCCATGGACAATAGGATATTGTTAAAGGATTCCAAGCTGACCCCCACTACTCTTATTCGTTTTGCTTGTTTTATAAACAGAAAATTCTGTCAATTTTGCCGGGCAGATTAGCAGTTTACTGTTGTTTATAACAGTAAGGCATAGGCTTACTGCAGGAATCCAAAATGCTCCCGGTGCGGGAAGAGCCCAAAATGCCCTCCTGTATGCACGAAAACCAGATTCTCGCAGTGCCGGTATTGGCCGCGATGCAGCTCTTGCAGCAAACCGTGGAATGCTTTGCCGGTATAAACCGGATCCAATAGCACCCCTTCCAGGTTTGCCACTTCGGCAATGGTCCGGTAGACCGGCTCTTCAGCGATGGCGTAGCCCGGACCGATATAATCCGCATTGACCGAGATATCCAGTGCTGCCGGATCAAAGCCACCGCTGTAGCTGGACGCCCAATCGGCCACATCCTCCCGCACCTTGTCGTAGAAGTACTCGGCACTATCACAGACGGCAAACCCGGTGACCCGAGTCTCTGCCCCCACAAGATGGCAACCGAGCGTGAGCCCCGCCTGGGTGCCCCCACTACCGGTTGCACAGATAATCTGCTCCGGTTCGAAACCCGCCGCCTTGCAGTCACTCAGCAATTCCTCGGTTCCGGAGATATAGCCCCAGATACCGAGCCCATCACTGGCCCCCGTCGGGATACAGAGCGCACGATGGCCGCGCTGCTCATAAAAGTCCCGCCAGTAGTCAAAGAGCTCCGCCTGGCGAGAGAAGTATTCCCGCGGCGGATAGAAAGCACAGGAGGCACCGGCCAGCTGATCCACAAGCAGGTTTCCATCAGCTGCGCCACTGTGTTCGCCGCGGAGAATCAGCTGTACACGCAGCCCAAGCTTGGCTCCCACCAAAGCCGTGGTGCGACAGTGGTTGGACTGAATGCCTCCGCAGGTGATCAGGGTGTCACATCCGCGCTCCCGAGCGGCACCCGCAATAAACTCAAGTTTACGCAGCTTGTTTCCCGACATACCGGATTCGGTCAGGTCATCCCTTTTCACCCACAACCGGGGGCCGCCATGAGGGGTGGAGTGCTTCTCAGTGAGCCGATCAAGAGGCTGAAGCGGAGTCGGCAGTCTCGCAAGACTAATTTTTGAAGGATATTCGAGTGGCATTGTTCTTCCCTAAGCTCGCACGGTTATTGTGCATTTCCTGCCCAAACAAAAAACCCGGCTTTCGCCGGGTTTTTCAGCTGCCGGCCTGGCCGGGAGCGCCGATCTGAATCAGATCTTTTTGATGGTTCCCTTGGGAAGGATTGCGTGCACAGCAACCTTCTGGAAACGCAGCTGGGTATTGTCGGCTACTTCCAGCACGATGTAATCATCATCCACCTTTTCGATGCGCCCCAGCATGCCGCTGGTCATGACCACTTCATCGCCCTTCTTCAGGGCACCGACCAGCTCCTGGTGCTCTTTCTGGCGCTTGCGCTGCGGACGAATAATGAAAAACCACATGAAAGCGAAAAGACCGGCGAACATGATCAGTGTAACCATCGGGTTACCCTGCGGGGCCGGCGCTGCTTCCTGTGCTACTGCGGCGGGAATGAAAAAGCTCATGCAAAACCTCAAAGAGTCAGCCAATAAATTGCAGCCAACTCTAACGGGTTTGCCGGGCGTAGGCAATCAGAGGGGACTGGCGAACAGCAAGACCAGCCCCCTTTCAGCTTAGAAGCGCTGTCGTACCTGCCGGCGATAGCCGGTTGGTGACATTCCAGTCCAGCGCTTGAAGGCACTGGTGAAGCTGGTCCGATCTGAGAAGTCCAGGATGCGCGAGATACCATCAACACTCAGTGCGGTATCCTTGAGGAAATGCACTGCATGACGGAAGCGAACATGGTCGCGGAGAGCCGCGAAACTCAGGTTGTGCTCCTGAAGCCGGCGCTGCAAAGTGCGCGTCGACATACTGAGGTCTGATGCCACCGGTCGAATCGCAAGGGATGCCTTACCGATCCGCTGCTCGAGGACATCGATCACCCTCGCGGCAATTCCAAAGCTGGTGGCCTCCGGCGGGGCCAGCAATTGATCGAGGATGTTGGGATCCCCCGACAACCGCGCCTGCTGGAGAGGCTTATCTTCCGAGAGGGAATCCTGGTCTGGCTGAATCTGGTTCATGAGCTGCTCCTTTTATGTTCCGTGAGCCGCAGTTGTTATTCTGTGTCCGCTTCCTGCGAACCCCTTTTCCTCAACCTGCCCCGTTTACTTCTTGTTAGAGCGGGCTACTACCCGGGTGCCGGGATGCACCTGATACCGACAAAGAATTATTGCTACAGAGCTGTACAGTTTTTAAGCAAACCGCGCCGACCACGTCCCGAGGGATACAACTCTGCATCGGCGCACCTTTCCTTCACACCACCGAGTATAGACCAAGATTTGATAATGCAAGGGGCGACAGCAAAATTTTTTGGTTAATGTCAGGAAAGGGAGATTTGCGCCAAAAGACCAGAAGCGGGGATATTGCGGTGGCCAGATTGGGCCACCGGCGGACAGAAGGCTGAAAACAAGGCGTCTCAGGAGAGGTTTTCACGGATCCAGTTCAAGACCTCATCGTGATGGGTCTTTGTCTTCACCTTGTCGATGATGTGCTGCAGCCGCCCTTCCCTATCGATGATGAAAGTGGTGCGCAGCAAGCCCATGTATTCCTTGCCCATAAACTTCTTGAGCCCCCAGCAACCGTACTTGTCGGCAACCTTGTGATCCTCGTCAGCAAGAAGGTCGAAGTTCAGCTCATGCTTGTCGATAAACTTCTGCAGCTTCGCCTCAGGGTCTGGGCTCAGGCCGAGTACGACTGTATCCAGATCGGCAAACTCTTTCTTGGCATCACGAATTCCGCAAGCTTGAGTCGTGCAACCCGGAGTCAGCGCCTTTGGATAGAAATAAAGCACAACATTCTTGCTGCCCCGGAAATCTTTCAAGGCAACCTTCTCTCCGGCCTGGTTTTTCAGTGTAAAGGCCGGCGCTAAGTTGCCGATTTTCGGAAATGCCATGATTACCCCCTCAACAATAGTGACGAGACCCTGTGCCTAATCAGCAACAGGTCTCAGGTTTTGAAAAACGGCATATTATAGGCGAGGCCTACTTCTGACAGCAGCGCACCAGTTAAAAGTCTTGCACGCTGTAACGGGATTCCTTGCGGGCAAAAATACCGCAGTCACTGAGTTTTTGCACCAGGGCCGCGCGCTCCCCATCAGTAAGAAACTCACCGATTTCCAGACAACCCTCGGGGCCGGCGAAACTGACTGAAGCCGGTTCCGCCGCATTACCACCCATTCGAACGAGGACCAACAAGTTGTCCCGCGAGAATTCCCGATGGTAAAAGCTTTCCTGTCGATGACCCCGACAGCAGTCAAGCACTACGCGCTCACCGCTAATACGGATCACCTCCCGCCGGGTACCCTCCATGTAAACGTAGGCAAACAAAACCCCTAGCAACAGCACTTCTAGACCCGCAAACGGCAGAATCATCCATGCGCCTGCCAGGGCGAAGGCGAGGCTGATGCCCAATGAGACGGCCACCAGGGACACAAACACCCACAAATTACCGGAGAGGGACAGAGACTGGTTGGGGGCGAGGAGAATACAGGCGTTCTTGCGTGATACGCGGCCTACTTCAGTGACCATAGCGACAGAACCCGTTGCATAAGTCCCTTTAGTGTAGACACGGGAATGCAGAGTTAAAAATCGCGCCACCCCCCCCCCCCTCGGCGCAGTCTGCTCACCTGGCGGGCGGGAGCAAAGATCAGGCGGGAGGCAACGATCCCGCGTCGGGCCGCTACCCGGAACTACGATGCTGCCTGGTCGCAGGAAGCTTATTATGAACGTCGTATCACACAGTGCCGGAAATGAAAAACCCGCGGAAGCCGCGGGTTTTTCTAAACGGACAAGCAGAGGTGCTTACGGCAGCAGGTGAGCCACTGCGTCACGCTCTTCTGCCAGCTCTTTCTCGGTCGCAGCCATCTTCTCGCGAGAGAATTCGTTGATGTCTACGCCCTGCACGACGGTCCAGTCGCCATCTTTGCAGGTGCACGGGAAAGAGTAGATCAGGCCTTCCTGGATGCCATAAGAACCATCGCTGTAGACAGCCATGCTGGTCCAGTCCCCTTCGGCAGTGCCCAGGGCCCAGTCGCGCATGTGGTCAATGGCAGCATTGGCTGCAGAAGCGGCGGAAGACGCTCCACGAGCCTTGATGATCGCCGCACCACGCTGCTGCACGGTGGGGATAAAGTCGTTTTCGTACCAATCCTGCTCGACCTTGTCCATCGCCGCCTCACCACCGACCTTGACCTGATGCAGGTCCGGGTACTGGGTGGAGGAGTGGTTACCCCAGATGGTCATGTGAGTAATGTCATTGACCGAAGAGCTGGTCTTGCCCGCCAGCTGGGAAAGCGCGCGGTTGTGGTCCAGGCGGGTCATGGCAGTGAAGTTACGCGGATCGAGGTCCGGCGCATTGCGCTGCGCAATCAGTGCATTGGTATTGGCCGGGTTGCCGACAACCAGGACTTTGACATTGCGGGAAGCAACGTCATTGAGGGCCTTGCCCTGCGCGGAGAAAATGGCCGCATTGGCTTCCAGCAGGTCTTTGCGCTCCATGCCCGGGCCACGCGGACGCGCACCAACGAGCAGCGCATAGTCTGCATCTTTGAACGCCACGTTGGCATCGTCACTCTGGACGATACCGGCGAGCAGCGGGAAGGCACAGTCTTCCAGCTCCATCGCAACGCCCTTCAGGGCTTCCAGGGCCGGAGTGATTTCCAGCAGCTGCAGGATAACCGGTTGATCCTTACCCAGCATCTCGCCGGATGCAATTCGAAACAGCAGAGAATAGCTGATCTGGCCGGCGGCGCCGGTAACAGCAACTCGTACAGGTGCTTTCACGTTAGTTCTCCCTCGTTTGTGAGCGGCCCGCATTATAGAGACTTACGGCCAAATTTCACCTCGGCACACAACCTACTCGACCAAAGTCGTAGCTCGGGGACTGTATTCCGGGCTGATAAGTTGATCAGGCGACTGCCACCGCCTGATAGCGAGACTGCAGAGCCCGATATAGCTGCTCGCTGTAATCGGGGGCAGCTGTGTCGAGCGCGCCGGAGAGTTCCGCCAGATGCTCGTTGTCTTCACGACCCTGCCAGGTCTTTACATAACTGCCATCTTTGTAGCCGTTGTCCTGGCGGAATCGATTGAGGACGTTCTTGCCAACATAGCGTTGGTAGAGTTCTGCGAACTCCAGCTCCACATCAGCCATTAGCTGGGCAAAACCGACCAGGTCGAAGCTCCGGCTCGCAAGGGTGTTCAGCGTGAAAGCCTCCAGGTGCTCGCGGAAATCCCCCGCTGTCGGCTTGGATGCTTGCAGCTCGGCGATCATGCGCTCAGCCACAATTTCCGGAGCGCCGTGCTGCAACTCAAGACTGAGCCCGAAGTGCCAGATATCCACCAGCTCCAGTTTGACCTGATCCATTTCCGGACTCTGCTTCTTCCACCACTTCCAGCCGTAGTGGTCCAACAGTTCGGCACTCTCTACCCAGATAGCGCGGTACCAGGGGAATTTCTGCCCCCGCCAGTCCGCATTTACCACGGAATTGATCTCGTCTTGCAGGCGCAACATCACCTGCAGCTGTTCTTTCATCATGGAAACCCCTTTTGCGGCTCAGGCGGCACGCGGGAAAAGTCGGTAGAAGTTTTCTGTTGTGATTTCGGCCAGTTGCGCATACGGGATGCCGCGCAACTCGGCAATAAATTCTGCCACCTCGCGAACGTAGGCAGGGATATTTGGCTTACCCCGATATGGGACCGGCGCGAGATAGGGAGAGTCTGTTTCCACCAGCAGGCGATCCAGTGGCAACCTGCGGGCCACGTCCCTCAGTTCCTCGGCGTTCCTGAAGGTCACGATCCCGGATAGGGATATGTAGTAGTTGAGGTCGAGTGCTGCCCTGGCCATTTCCCAGCTCTCGGTAAAGCAGTGCAGCACCCCGGCGTGCTCCGGATTGCCATGCTCGCGAATCAGGTCAATGGTGTCCCCGCGCGCGTCTCGGGTATGGACGATGACCGGCAGTCCGGCCCTGCCAGCTGCCTGCAGATGCGAAGTGAAACTCTGCTGCTGGATCTCTCGGGTCTCGGTGCTGTAGTAATAATCGAGCCCCGTCTCTCCCAGAGCGACAACTCCGGGCTTTCCCGCCAGTTCGATCAACCTATTGACGTCCGCCAGGCCGGAATCCACGTCCAGCGGGTGTACCCCCACCGAACAGACGACATCGGGGTGGGCCCCGGCGATGGCAACCACATTCTCCACATTGTCGAGACTGATACCCACGCAAAGGAACTTGCTGACCCCGCGGCTTCTGGCGAGTTCGAGTACGGCATTCAGGTCACCATCAAACTGATCGAGCTTTAGCCGATCAAGGTGACAGTGAGAATCCACCAGTAGCGGAGTCTCGCCGCTCGCTGTCGGGTTACCTTCAGCTTGCGAATGGCCGGGT from Microbulbifer aggregans includes these protein-coding regions:
- a CDS encoding DUF2244 domain-containing protein, producing the protein MVTEVGRVSRKNACILLAPNQSLSLSGNLWVFVSLVAVSLGISLAFALAGAWMILPFAGLEVLLLGVLFAYVYMEGTRREVIRISGERVVLDCCRGHRQESFYHREFSRDNLLVLVRMGGNAAEPASVSFAGPEGCLEIGEFLTDGERAALVQKLSDCGIFARKESRYSVQDF
- a CDS encoding helix-turn-helix domain-containing protein — translated: MNQIQPDQDSLSEDKPLQQARLSGDPNILDQLLAPPEATSFGIAARVIDVLEQRIGKASLAIRPVASDLSMSTRTLQRRLQEHNLSFAALRDHVRFRHAVHFLKDTALSVDGISRILDFSDRTSFTSAFKRWTGMSPTGYRRQVRQRF
- a CDS encoding dUTP diphosphatase — its product is MMKEQLQVMLRLQDEINSVVNADWRGQKFPWYRAIWVESAELLDHYGWKWWKKQSPEMDQVKLELVDIWHFGLSLELQHGAPEIVAERMIAELQASKPTAGDFREHLEAFTLNTLASRSFDLVGFAQLMADVELEFAELYQRYVGKNVLNRFRQDNGYKDGSYVKTWQGREDNEHLAELSGALDTAAPDYSEQLYRALQSRYQAVAVA
- a CDS encoding alanine/glycine:cation symporter family protein, with protein sequence MESFNNILLSMDGMLGSAPWFPWVLLGVGLFFTLFLGFPQLRYFGHAIKIVQGKYDKPGDPGDTSHFQALSTALSGTVGTGNIGGVGLAIFLGGPAALFWMWVTAFLGMTTKFVEVTLSHKYRIKAADGYYAGGPMFYMERRLNMKWLAVLFAIATVISSFGTGSLPQVNNIAQAMYDTFGLNKALTGGVLAVLLGMVIIGGITRIAKVTSTIVPIMAVLYIVGALAVIIYNYQNIVPSFLAVFRDAFNGSAAAGGFLGASFAYAFNRGVNRGLFSNEAGQGSAPIAHASARADEPVSEGMVSLLEPFIDTIIICTLTGLVILSSGVWTEKHMNRFERADMVAVAGSYTDEDQEHVSELFHFLSNGDSKVKPFNGSVVVADGRALNEGEFTLINARSIAEDVEYRVADDSFSGVLTVRDGRFVNENVEIWGNSLVHSVALTNVAFQRGFFGEYGSLIVTLGILLFAFSTAIAWSYYGDRSMIYLFGPKAVMPYRLVYVLAFFWAAIEDTTIIWNLSAVAIVIMTLPNLFGITILAREMKDTVKEYWKDPSHK
- the yajC gene encoding preprotein translocase subunit YajC; the protein is MSFFIPAAVAQEAAPAPQGNPMVTLIMFAGLFAFMWFFIIRPQRKRQKEHQELVGALKKGDEVVMTSGMLGRIEKVDDDYIVLEVADNTQLRFQKVAVHAILPKGTIKKI
- the bcp gene encoding thioredoxin-dependent thiol peroxidase, which produces MAFPKIGNLAPAFTLKNQAGEKVALKDFRGSKNVVLYFYPKALTPGCTTQACGIRDAKKEFADLDTVVLGLSPDPEAKLQKFIDKHELNFDLLADEDHKVADKYGCWGLKKFMGKEYMGLLRTTFIIDREGRLQHIIDKVKTKTHHDEVLNWIRENLS
- a CDS encoding D-cysteine desulfhydrase family protein; translated protein: MPLEYPSKISLARLPTPLQPLDRLTEKHSTPHGGPRLWVKRDDLTESGMSGNKLRKLEFIAGAARERGCDTLITCGGIQSNHCRTTALVGAKLGLRVQLILRGEHSGAADGNLLVDQLAGASCAFYPPREYFSRQAELFDYWRDFYEQRGHRALCIPTGASDGLGIWGYISGTEELLSDCKAAGFEPEQIICATGSGGTQAGLTLGCHLVGAETRVTGFAVCDSAEYFYDKVREDVADWASSYSGGFDPAALDISVNADYIGPGYAIAEEPVYRTIAEVANLEGVLLDPVYTGKAFHGLLQELHRGQYRHCENLVFVHTGGHFGLFPHREHFGFLQ
- a CDS encoding glutamine synthetase family protein; the encoded protein is MDKITKWLAEHNISEVECLVPDMSGNARGKFTPTDKFLTEDSRLPESILVQTVTGDYVDEHNELVDPADTDMLLVPDPDSVRLNPWANEPTAQIIHDCYTRDGQPHPISTRNILKFVLAKYEAMGWKPVVAPEVEFYLVKRNLDPDEKLSAPVGRSGRTEKTRQSYSIDAANEYEPIIEDMYDFSEAQGLDVDTLIHESGTAQMEINFLHGDALRLADQVFTFKRTVRETALRHGIYATFMAKPMEDEPGSALHIHQSVVDIETGKNIFVDEDGRENQRFMHFIGGMQKYTPGFISFFAPNVNSYRRFTPEIAAPTSLHWGYDNRTTGLRVPDSSPQAKRLENRFPGADCNPYLAIATSLACGYLGMVNEIEPTPPYKGDCSSEPISLPRTQEHALSLLLECEEAAEMFGEKFVRAWSAIKRDEYEEFNRVISSWEREYLLLNV
- a CDS encoding malate dehydrogenase — its product is MKAPVRVAVTGAAGQISYSLLFRIASGEMLGKDQPVILQLLEITPALEALKGVAMELEDCAFPLLAGIVQSDDANVAFKDADYALLVGARPRGPGMERKDLLEANAAIFSAQGKALNDVASRNVKVLVVGNPANTNALIAQRNAPDLDPRNFTAMTRLDHNRALSQLAGKTSSSVNDITHMTIWGNHSSTQYPDLHQVKVGGEAAMDKVEQDWYENDFIPTVQQRGAAIIKARGASSAASAANAAIDHMRDWALGTAEGDWTSMAVYSDGSYGIQEGLIYSFPCTCKDGDWTVVQGVDINEFSREKMAATEKELAEERDAVAHLLP
- a CDS encoding NAD(P)/FAD-dependent oxidoreductase, producing the protein MNNAGTVSKLVGHTDSYYAASANAAPVYPALEGTVEADVCVIGAGYTGLSSALHLAERGYKVVVLEAERIGWGASGRNGGHVGVGQRKGQEDLEKMLGFDTAKELWDMGVEAVQLVESLIKKHDIQCDLKRGIMHLAAKRSHNSDLEQEVEMLRERYGYDQMRYVGEDEVRSLVGSERYYGAQIDSGSLHLHPLNYALGLADAAAAAGVQFFEHSRVSSYRGGSPCVVETAKGQVRAGNVVLACNGYLGNLEPRMAGKIMPINNFVLATEPLSDSLAQELIANDHALQDTLFVIDYWKLSGDNRLIFGGGENYTSRFPQDIRSFVRKYMLRVYPQLADTRIEYGWGGTLAITLNRMPHLGRLEPNIYYSQGYSGHGVPTATFAGKLLAEVIAGTEERFDILAQIPTPTFPGGTLLRWPGLVAGMLYYSLKDKLGS